The following coding sequences lie in one Anticarsia gemmatalis isolate Benzon Research Colony breed Stoneville strain chromosome 16, ilAntGemm2 primary, whole genome shotgun sequence genomic window:
- the LOC142979217 gene encoding glutathione S-transferase C-terminal domain-containing protein homolog: protein MVNVVFLEAYSGYDQYQQGNEVKIPLESLITYCIYKYCTPELVSLKLVTSKLYDDKESTVVNLNNENLQFLNAEEVPWQVASCIYPVVMFEDTIITGLCAVARHICKYKAAAPNSHEHEEGLLGFRKSCLQAPNEVSIWTKFCEVDIIKTVKAILESTDLKEVPKNLVRFENHLKKPVRVHNVYKIAREIKKESVKSETKNEDNVDSSEHKRQKHDSNSRVPKTRKWKSNKNKELEIDSSTKIEDLNINHQFAEGPFLTLADLVLLPSYHIIIQSFGETKFESLLPLTYKWYKNIISIAEVQILIESLNKLDVKILTTDNVIVPATEDVSLYKCDPKRHNPKKRLFTKEDDIENALSSITEQMELNVDKNEFESAFNWNDIPDGANPTAGHLPDERVMRKSQQLENLALAVMEIAKEGDLIVDFCSGSGHLGILLAHLLPKCTVILLENKEQSLHRARLRVHEMGLKNVYFFQCNLDFYVGKFDVGVALHACGIASDLVLEQCLRANAKFVLCPCCYGSLHATDRLVYPRSNRFGSVPIEQYLCIGHAADQTHEEHPLAVRGARCMAVIDSDRARLAEEFGYKVTLSRLKPLTCTPKNNLLVGVPT from the coding sequence atggttaacgTTGTGTTTCTGGAAGCTTATTCAGGCTATGATCAGTATCAACAGGGGAACGAAGTGAAAATTCCGCTGGAATCTCTTATAACTTACTGTATATACAAATACTGTACGCCAGAACTTGTAAGTTTGAAGCTAGTAACTTCTAAGTTATACGATGACAAAGAATCAACAGTAGTGaacttaaataatgaaaatctgCAATTTCTGAATGCTGAAGAGGTGCCATGGCAAGTGGCATCATGTATTTACCCAGTCGTAATGTTTGAAGATACGATTATAACCGGACTCTGTGCAGTGGCCAGACATATCTGTAAATATAAAGCTGCGGCGCCAAATTCACATGAACACGAAGAAGGGTTACTTGGTTTCCGTAAAAGCTGCCTTCAGGCTCCTAATGAGGTATCAATATGGACAAAATTCTGTGAAGTTGACATAATAAAAACTGTGAAAGCGATTCTAGAGAGTACTGATTTGAAGGAAGTGCCTAAGAATTTGGTGCGATTCGAAAATCATTTGAAAAAGCCAGTGAGAGTTCATAATGTGTACAAAATTGCCAGAGAGATTAAAAAGGAAAGTGTTAAATCTGAAACAAAGAATGAAGATAATGTTGATTCTTCTGAACATAAAAGACAAAAGCATGACAGTAACTCAAGAGTGCCAAAGACAAGAAAATggaagtcaaataaaaataaagaattggAAATTGATAGTTCAACTAAAATAGAAGATTTGAACATCAATCACCAGTTTGCTGAGGGCCCATTCTTAACATTGGCTGATCTTGTCCTGTTACCATCATACCACATAATAATTCAATCATTTGGAGAAACTAAATTTGAATCATTATTACCATTGACTTATAAATGGTATAAAAACATCATATCAATAGCTGAAGTACAAATATTAATAGAGTCTTTGAACAAACTGGATGTTAAAATATTGACCACAGACAATGTCATAGTTCCTGCAACTGAAGATGTGAGCCTCTACAAATGTGATCCAAAAAGGCATAATCCTAAAAAGAGGTTATTTACTAAAGAGGATGATATAGAAAATGCTCTAAGCTCTATAACTGAACAAATGGAACTCAATGTTGATAAAAATGAGTTTGAATCAGCATTTAACTGGAATGATATTCCTGATGGGGCTAATCCAACTGCAGGACATCTACCTGATGAAAGAGTGATGAGGAAATCTCAACAGTTAGAGAACTTAGCTTTAGCTGTCATGGAAATAGCTAAAGAGGGAGACTTAATAGTAGATTTCTGCAGTGGCAGTGGTCATTTGGGGATTCTACTAGCCCACTTACTTCCAAAATGCACTGTAATATTGCTAGAAAACAAAGAACAATCACTACACAGAGCTAGGTTGAGAGTACATGAAATGGGcttgaaaaatgtttatttcttcCAATGTAATCTGGACTTCTATGTAGGAAAGTTTGATGTGGGTGTTGCACTTCATGCCTGTGGCATAGCTAGTGATCTGGTCTTAGAACAATGCTTGAGGGCTAATGCAAAGTTTGTGTTGTGCCCCTGCTGCTATGGGTCTCTACATGCCACTGATAGACTGGTCTACCCAAGAAGTAATAGATTTGGCAGTGTACCTATAGAACAGTATTTGTGTATTGGACATGCAGCTGATCAAACTCATGAGGAACATCCATTAGCTGTCCGAGGCGCAAGATGCATGGCTGTCATTGATTCAGACAGGGCTCGATTAGCAGAAGAATTCGGCTACAAAGTTACTCTCTCCAGGCTAAAACCTCTCACTTGCACACCAAAAAATAACTTACTAGTAGGGGTAccaacataa
- the mRpL41 gene encoding mitochondrial ribosomal protein L41, producing the protein MSKITNLINYISTRSISLSAPREGKRNFRKFVIANKRGSQIHKQQQMSASRELEIDKRGVRDTGYYQNGRFVTVPEMIPELIVPDLKDFDLKPYVSYRADDVIQSEFTAQQLFDAVYSKKIVNDYKQGKLDAEGNPLEPSEDEKLQPEEAVNRAKRTGSDIF; encoded by the coding sequence atgtctaaaataaCTAACCTAATAAACTACATATCAACAAGGAGCATATCTTTGTCAGCTCCTCGAGAAGGAAAGAGGAATTTCAGGAAATTCGTCATTGCGAACAAGAGAGGCTCTCAAATtcacaaacaacaacaaatgtCTGCAAGTAGGGAACTGGAGATTGACAAGCGAGGAGTTCGTGACACAGGATACTATCAAAACGGCCGTTTCGTCACTGTACCTGAGATGATACCAGAATTAATAGTTCCTGATCTAAAAGACTTTGATTTGAAGCCTTATGTTTCGTACAGGGCCGACGACGTGATTCAGAGTGAATTCACAGCTCAGCAACTATTTGATGCAGTATATAGTAAAAAGATCGTGAATGATTACAAACAAGGGAAGTTAGACGCGGAAGGCAACCCTCTGGAACCTTCTGAAGACGAGAAACTGCAGCCAGAAGAAGCAGTGAACAGAGCTAAGCGAACCGGCTCTGACATATTCTAG
- the LOC142979342 gene encoding guided entry of tail-anchored proteins factor 1: MLEVINGFLLVYFIILCSLSALVPYLVKPIAACFARPSNEERSVWAEIMKLKAEQKSISMKDEFAAYSKLQRKINKLENQLKDGSQSRISKSLAVKSTIQIVLQAVVAFMTVISVIWFRREPIVALKGDLFPLATMLRYPSDMPNAISTHVWVVISNISIRTLLKPITS, translated from the exons ATGTTAGAGGTTATAAATGGATTTCTTttggtttatttcattattctaTGTTCACTTAGTGCACTAGTTCCGTATTTGGTAAAACCA ATCGCAGCATGTTTTGCCAGGCCATCCAACGAAGAACGCTCAGTATGGGCCGAAATTATGAAATTGAAGGCTGAACAGAAATCAATATCGATGAAGGATGAGTTTGCCGCGTACTCGAAACTTCAGCGAAAGATAAACAAACTGGAGAATCAGTTGAAAGATGGTTCGCAGTCTAGAATTAGCAAGAGTCTAGCTGTGAAAAGTACCATCCAAATTGTTCTGCAAGCCGTTGTTGCGTTTATGACTGTTATCTCTGTTATATGGTTTAGGCGGGAACCAATAGTGGCTTTGAAAGGAGATCTGTTTCCTCTTGCAACAATGCTTAGGTACCCAAGTGATATGCCAAATGCAATTTCTACACACGTTTGGGTTGTGAtatcaaatatttcaattagaACTCTTTTGAAACCTATTACCTCATAa
- the AGBE gene encoding 1,4-alpha-glucan-branching enzyme yields MGGNYSAMDPMEVPVPDIANLFERDGYLKPYEREIRRRYGCFKDLWDRIESWEGGLDGFTKGYKYFGPQYNSDGSVIWREWAPGAHSLHLQGEFNGWNSKSHPFKKIEYGKWELTIPANPDGSCPLKHQSRVQLIVNDHLYRISPWASYVKPHEGFTYQHFIYKPDQPYQFKQNKVARPKSLRIYECHVGIATPEGKVGTYNEFKDNVLPRIKNQGYNAIQLMAIMEHAYYASFGYQVTSFFAASSRYGTPCELKQLIDRAHELGLYVLLDVVHSHASKNTLDGLNEFDGTNSCYFHDGARGTHSLWDSRLFNYSETEVLRFLLSNLRWYQEEYRFDGFRFDGVTSMLYHSHGMGEGFSGHYDEYYGLNVDTEALVYLMLANEMTHKIDSRAITIAEDVSGMPASCRPIHEGGTGFDYRLGMAIPDMWIKLLKEERDEDWKMGHIVHTLTNRRWMEGTVAYAESHDQALVGDKTIAFWLMDAAMYTHMSTLSEPSAVVERGMALHCMIRLITHALGGEAYLNFIGNEFGHPEWLDFPRAGNNSSYHYARRQFNLVDDDLLKYKFLNLFDKDMNDLESKYGWLSANPAYVSCKHEGDKLIAFERAGLLFVFNFHPYQSFTDYRIGVDVAGNYKAIMCSDSKRYGGHGRVEPNGEFHVTQGVPWGNRNDSIQVYIPCRTAIVYARMN; encoded by the exons ATGGGAGGTAACTATTCCGCTATGGACCCGATGGAGGTTCCCGTGCCCGACATAGCGAATTTATTCGAAAGAGATGGTTATTTGAAGCCGTACGAACGCGAAATACGTCGCAG ATATGGCTGCTTCAAAGACCTCTGGGACAGGATTGAGTCGTGGGAGGGAGGGCTGGATGGGTTCACAAAGGGCTACAAATACTTCGGTCCTCAATACAACTCGGATGGATCCGTGATCTGGCGGGAATGGGCGCCCGGAGCTCATTCCCTACACTTACAGGGAGAATTTA ATGGCTGGAACTCAAAAAGTCATCCATTCAAGAAGATAGAATACGGTAAATGGGAGCTCACGATACCAGCGAACCCTGACGGctcgtgccctctgaagcaccaGAGCAGAGTGCAGCTTATAGTCAACGACCACCTGTACAGAATATCACCCTGGGCTAGTTACGTCAAACCACACGAAGGATTCACTTACCAACactttatttacaaacctgATCAA CCTTATCAATTTAAGCAGAACAAAGTAGCCAGACCGAAGTCTCTGAGGATATATGAATGCCACGTCGGCATCGCCACCCCGGAAGGCAAGGTCGGCACTTACAACGAATTTAAGGACAATGTGCTACCTAGAATTAAGAACCAAG gttaCAACGCTATTCAACTTATGGCTATAATGGAACACGCATACTACGCATCATTTGGATACCAAGTCACAAGTTTCTTTGCAGCTAGCAG TCGCTACGGCACGCCATGCGAGCTGAAGCAGTTGATCGATCGCGCGCACGAACTCGGTCTATACGTGCTACTAGACGTGGTTCACTCGCACGCGTCCAAGAACACACTGGACGGACTGAACGAGTTCGACGGCACCAACTCCTGCTACTTCCACGACGGAGCGAGAGGCACGCACTCGCTGTGGGACAGTAGGCTGTTTAATTATTCAGA GACAGAAGTTTTAAGGTTCCTGCTTTCAAATCTTAGATGGTATCAAGAAGAATATCGGTTCGATGGATTCAG GTTCGACGGCGTGACCTCAATGCTTTACCACAGTCACGGCATGGGCGAGGGTTTCTCCGGCCACTACGACGAGTACTACGGCCTGAACGTCGACACGGAAGCTCTGGTGTACCTCATGTTAGCTAACGAGATGACACACAAGATTGATAGCAGGGCTATCACTATTGCTGAG GACGTATCCGGCATGCCCGCGTCCTGTCGTCCAATCCACGAGGGAGGTACCGGGTTCGACTACCGGCTAGGTATGGCGATCCCAGACATGTGGATCAAGCTGCTGAAGGAGGAACGAGATGAAGACTGGAAGATGGGTCACATTGTGCACACACTCACTAATAGAAGATGGATGGAGGGTACTGTCGCTTATGCTGAGAGTCACGACCAG GCGCTAGTGGGCGACAAAACCATAGCGTTCTGGCTGATGGACGCGGCGATGTACACGCACATGTCCACGCTGAGCGAGCCCAGCGCCGTGGTGGAGCGCGGCATGGCGCTGCACTGTATGATACGACTCATCACACACGCACTCGGCGGAGAGGCCTATCTTAACTTTAttg GTAACGAGTTCGGTCACCCAGAATGGCTAGACTTCCCTCGCGCCGGCAACAACTCGTCGTACCACTACGCGCGGCGACAGTTCAACCTCGTTGATGATGATCTGCTCAAGTACAAATTCCTCAACCTCTTCGACAAAGATATGAACGATTTGGAGAGCAAATACGGATGGCTTAGTGCTAACCcg GCGTACGTGTCATGTAAGCACGAAGGCGACAAGTTGATCGCGTTCGAGCGCGCCGGTCTTCTGTTCGTGTTCAACTTCCACCCGTACCAGAGTTTCACAGACTACAGGATTGGCGTAGACGTCGCTGGCaactataaa GCAATAATGTGTTCAGATAGCAAGAGGTATGGCGGGCACGGTCGAGTGGAACCCAATGGCGAGTTCCACGTCACGCAGGGTGTACCATGGGGAAATAGAAATGATTCTATTCAG GTGTACATCCCTTGCCGTACTGCCATTGTGTATGCTCGAATGAATTAG